In a genomic window of Aromatoleum aromaticum EbN1:
- a CDS encoding DUF3150 domain-containing protein, translating to MEVLKSCVLLNYSARQLSAVREISTLREGAKVEKKGVVLFNPKKLNPFQRLKREMFTCARKYGTKLEALGAWLVPLDRADAADEEFKRLVQQYEDAAVDFCAEYRDLVDAQCIAHPLDAEDIRGAAPADTAVREVLRASCVLYQLPEEIRETGLERELDSLPGQVASEMAQDLRDSLGSGHRYTRDTLNVIRRVAKKAGSFGFLHPSLAAVPGLVDGLLSRLPPDGPYRGEEALNIGVVIAFLQDPARLLAEGENLGEDLFVKATDLLPEQDEAHQGTEAPTPTEAVVVSIAEMASAVDMPERGPVDEEEDVDSWF from the coding sequence ATGGAAGTCCTGAAAAGTTGCGTTTTGCTCAACTACAGCGCCAGGCAGCTCTCCGCTGTCCGGGAAATCTCAACCCTCCGCGAGGGGGCTAAGGTAGAGAAGAAGGGGGTTGTTCTGTTCAACCCGAAGAAGCTGAACCCGTTTCAGCGGCTCAAGCGCGAGATGTTCACCTGCGCCAGGAAGTACGGAACCAAGCTTGAGGCGTTGGGCGCTTGGCTGGTCCCTCTTGATCGTGCAGATGCGGCCGATGAAGAGTTCAAGCGACTGGTCCAGCAGTACGAGGACGCTGCGGTGGATTTTTGCGCAGAGTACCGGGATCTGGTGGACGCGCAATGCATCGCGCACCCATTGGATGCGGAAGACATCCGCGGCGCTGCGCCTGCTGACACTGCCGTGCGTGAAGTTCTGCGTGCGTCATGCGTGCTCTATCAGCTACCGGAGGAGATTCGGGAAACCGGGCTCGAGCGCGAGCTCGACTCTCTACCCGGGCAGGTTGCTTCCGAGATGGCCCAAGACCTCAGGGATTCACTAGGGAGTGGTCATCGCTACACTCGAGACACCCTCAATGTGATTCGGCGGGTTGCGAAGAAAGCGGGGTCGTTTGGCTTTCTTCATCCGTCCTTGGCTGCTGTTCCAGGGTTGGTCGACGGCTTGTTAAGCCGACTGCCTCCTGACGGGCCTTATCGGGGTGAGGAAGCCCTGAACATCGGGGTGGTGATCGCATTCCTCCAAGACCCCGCGCGACTTCTGGCTGAAGGCGAAAACCTTGGCGAAGATTTGTTCGTCAAGGCAACCGACCTCCTGCCTGAGCAGGATGAGGCGCATCAGGGCACCGAAGCGCCTACGCCTACCGAGGCTGTAGTCGTGTCCATAGCAGAGATGGCAAGCGCAGTGGACATGCCGGAGCGAGGGCCCGTTGATGAAGAGGAAGACGTTGACTCTTGGTTCTAG
- a CDS encoding phosphoadenosine phosphosulfate reductase family protein — MDLFTAQVVRKEASLDELMAGSIASIKQLFDHGHPVLVAFSSGKDSSALMMLTFMAGIQAKQEGRNPRIAVCHSNTGVENPLIAELARCEMRKIEAYAARQGLDVQVHVAQPELLDSWGPRICGGRALPSYPGLNADCSVAWKCEPSRKLRLAIFEELGDEKEVVVCTGTRRSESARRGARMLKRGDSSVTPVRNKDGELVLSPIADWDTDAVFELLGLCGAGIIESYTDAQEVLTAYRDAGPTSCAVVNDSIMEGDKKGKNCGARFGCALCTVVQNDSSMDNLLSSDPDYAFMRGLGRLRNYLMAIQHDMGRRLWVGRTIRKSHIAIRPDVFSPEEMRRIYRYAVTLDVEEAEAAQAQGIEPRFRLIPPDAAVCVDLLWSRDGHFDGFAAIADYLDIWHGGRRFPVPEAVEVLSADRPQPHFLEVGEDWAEACGDHWAGIREPFVAAMLEDCLPVKAYGKKDAVSSWGDLVSEDGFFIDPESLAMFFYFEAEDIVERYRSRQTDTRGIAYRWYLQYGLVKLSARQVLNHDKALRRTAYKRLRGISGPFVDVTQLLEASAAWDQVSEPVQEAFLSDSRLSQLRESKEDERVKQLQSSLF, encoded by the coding sequence ATGGATCTGTTTACAGCACAAGTTGTACGTAAGGAGGCATCCCTGGATGAATTGATGGCGGGGTCGATCGCCTCCATCAAGCAGCTTTTCGATCATGGTCATCCCGTACTTGTCGCGTTCTCGAGCGGGAAGGACTCATCGGCGCTGATGATGCTGACGTTCATGGCGGGGATTCAAGCAAAGCAGGAGGGGCGCAATCCACGAATTGCGGTCTGCCATTCCAATACGGGCGTCGAGAACCCGCTTATCGCTGAGTTAGCGCGGTGTGAGATGAGGAAGATCGAAGCCTATGCGGCTCGTCAGGGGCTGGATGTTCAGGTGCATGTGGCGCAGCCAGAGTTGCTGGATAGTTGGGGGCCGCGGATCTGCGGAGGGCGAGCACTTCCTTCCTATCCGGGACTGAATGCGGATTGCAGTGTCGCGTGGAAGTGTGAGCCAAGTCGCAAACTCAGGCTCGCTATCTTCGAGGAGCTTGGAGATGAAAAGGAAGTTGTCGTCTGCACAGGCACCAGAAGGTCAGAATCCGCCAGAAGGGGAGCGAGGATGCTCAAACGAGGCGACTCATCTGTGACTCCGGTCAGAAACAAGGACGGAGAGCTGGTTCTGTCGCCGATCGCTGATTGGGATACGGATGCTGTCTTTGAGCTGCTCGGACTGTGCGGGGCGGGAATCATTGAGTCCTATACCGACGCTCAGGAAGTGCTAACAGCCTATCGAGATGCCGGGCCCACGTCCTGCGCCGTCGTAAACGATTCCATCATGGAGGGTGACAAGAAGGGGAAGAATTGCGGAGCGCGTTTCGGATGCGCGCTGTGCACGGTTGTCCAGAACGACAGTAGCATGGATAACCTGCTCAGCAGCGATCCGGACTATGCCTTCATGCGTGGCCTGGGCAGGCTTCGCAACTATCTGATGGCGATCCAGCATGACATGGGGCGCCGTCTTTGGGTTGGCAGGACGATACGCAAAAGTCACATCGCGATACGACCTGACGTGTTCAGTCCAGAAGAGATGCGACGGATCTATCGGTATGCCGTGACGCTCGATGTTGAGGAGGCTGAGGCAGCGCAGGCGCAGGGGATTGAGCCGCGGTTCCGCTTGATCCCGCCGGATGCGGCGGTTTGCGTTGACTTGCTCTGGAGCCGCGATGGTCATTTCGACGGCTTTGCTGCGATCGCTGACTATCTGGATATCTGGCACGGAGGGCGGCGCTTTCCTGTACCAGAGGCGGTAGAAGTCTTGTCCGCCGACAGACCTCAGCCGCATTTTCTTGAAGTTGGGGAGGACTGGGCAGAGGCCTGCGGTGACCACTGGGCCGGCATACGTGAGCCGTTCGTGGCTGCAATGCTCGAGGACTGTTTGCCAGTGAAGGCGTACGGCAAGAAGGATGCAGTTAGCTCCTGGGGCGACCTCGTATCAGAGGACGGTTTTTTCATCGATCCTGAGTCTCTTGCCATGTTCTTCTACTTCGAGGCGGAAGACATAGTTGAGCGATACCGGAGCAGGCAGACAGACACGCGTGGGATCGCCTATCGGTGGTACCTCCAGTACGGTTTGGTAAAGCTCTCTGCGCGCCAGGTTCTCAACCACGATAAGGCGCTGCGCCGAACGGCCTACAAGCGGCTTAGGGGTATCAGCGGCCCGTTCGTCGATGTCACGCAGTTGCTCGAGGCGTCGGCCGCATGGGATCAAGTCTCCGAGCCTGTTCAGGAAGCTTTTCTGTCCGATTCCAGGCTTTCTCAGCTTCGTGAGAGCAAGGAGGATGAGCGTGTAAAACAGTTGCAGAGCTCGCTCTTCTGA
- a CDS encoding PRTRC system ThiF family protein, with amino-acid sequence MEHFIIPDLLQRKVRIVVVGAGGTGSHVINGLVQLHTALLALGHPAGLHVTAFDDDTVSESNVGRQAFAWSDIGANKASVLINRLNQAFGLDWEACPERIGVSRTGRLRMRPDLVIGCVDNRLARKAIASTFGYGYWLDIGNNQNDGQVILGEIGEGHYVTWHGKKRLRLPTVADLLPEAVDERLDQTDDQPSCSLADALEKQSLFINRAMALHALNLLWKLFRLARLEAHGVFVNLATDRSSPLMIDPEAWGRFGYQVKQAA; translated from the coding sequence ATGGAGCACTTCATCATCCCGGACCTGTTGCAGCGAAAAGTACGAATCGTCGTAGTCGGCGCTGGCGGCACTGGGAGTCATGTCATCAATGGCCTTGTGCAGTTGCATACGGCCCTGCTTGCGCTTGGTCATCCAGCCGGCCTTCACGTTACCGCATTCGACGACGACACCGTGTCGGAATCGAACGTCGGCCGCCAAGCATTTGCGTGGTCAGACATTGGTGCTAACAAGGCGTCAGTGCTGATCAATCGGCTCAACCAGGCCTTCGGGCTTGACTGGGAGGCATGTCCGGAGCGCATCGGGGTTTCCCGAACGGGTCGCTTGCGAATGCGACCAGACCTCGTCATCGGGTGCGTCGATAACCGGCTTGCCAGAAAAGCCATCGCATCAACCTTCGGCTATGGCTACTGGTTGGATATCGGAAACAACCAGAACGACGGTCAAGTCATCCTCGGTGAAATCGGGGAGGGACATTACGTTACTTGGCACGGAAAGAAACGGCTTCGGTTGCCGACCGTTGCCGATCTGTTGCCTGAGGCTGTCGATGAGAGGCTGGATCAGACAGATGACCAACCGAGCTGTTCACTTGCCGATGCGCTGGAAAAACAGTCGTTGTTCATCAATCGCGCCATGGCCCTTCATGCGCTCAACCTTCTATGGAAGCTGTTCCGCCTCGCGCGCCTTGAGGCACACGGCGTTTTTGTCAATCTTGCGACCGACAGAAGCTCGCCTCTAATGATCGACCCTGAGGCCTGGGGGAGATTCGGCTATCAGGTAAAGCAGGCGGCATAG
- a CDS encoding PRTRC system protein A, with product MDPRDMALQALTPTVMVPRFGCFEPLSQPGHRFLVGQNGEWLEVRRAWMYARVQLTQPSPVVKPYGVVTACLEWLCPPIPLSLFERFAGIARESCPLEAAGWITWNEVSNQFAFREVGVREASASRIHFDRPRLDESEHLVVDLHSHGASSAFFSGTDDFDDRGEVKLSIVLGRCDQRVVTAQRFCLMGMFVPMQLASAVDGLTFEPVPVERTRSMVDALV from the coding sequence ATGGACCCTCGTGACATGGCGTTGCAGGCGCTCACGCCCACTGTGATGGTGCCCAGGTTTGGCTGCTTCGAGCCGCTATCTCAACCGGGGCATCGTTTTCTGGTGGGGCAGAACGGAGAGTGGTTGGAGGTGCGTCGCGCGTGGATGTATGCGCGGGTCCAGCTCACGCAGCCATCGCCTGTTGTGAAACCATACGGCGTGGTCACTGCTTGTTTGGAGTGGCTCTGCCCGCCAATCCCGCTTTCGCTCTTCGAGCGTTTTGCCGGAATTGCGCGAGAAAGCTGCCCACTCGAGGCGGCTGGCTGGATCACATGGAACGAGGTCAGCAACCAGTTCGCCTTCCGAGAAGTTGGCGTGCGCGAAGCCTCGGCCTCTCGCATCCACTTCGACAGGCCACGCCTGGACGAGAGCGAGCATTTGGTGGTGGATCTTCACTCGCACGGGGCATCGTCGGCGTTCTTTTCTGGCACAGATGACTTTGACGATCGAGGAGAGGTGAAGCTTTCCATCGTGTTAGGTCGTTGTGACCAGAGGGTGGTCACAGCACAACGGTTCTGCCTGATGGGGATGTTCGTTCCGATGCAACTCGCTTCAGCAGTCGATGGCCTGACGTTCGAGCCAGTGCCTGTTGAGCGAACGCGAAGCATGGTCGATGCTCTGGTGTGA
- a CDS encoding PRTRC system protein B, whose product MQVSVNTEEAPFRASHAILLYGQRRPSYASVHSVGVDSSGELSIEAGVPATVDGLRKMFDSLDPSRSARPVFLEPNVLSQGPGWLVWWMKPQTRRVWFESKEIKLETAEVPHPGLVFAVTQEEWRVFAVQGRSRPRPGTKLYQAPYWNVWKGGRICAGSARLPSAGLQADPSGWEESFFSSRFSHPNIHEKDALVKYKGGSAKFWNAMLSGKFKSFPQEVLVPAELTVRDLLAQIGGRL is encoded by the coding sequence ATGCAGGTCAGCGTTAATACTGAAGAGGCGCCATTCCGGGCCTCGCATGCGATCCTGCTCTATGGGCAGCGTCGTCCAAGTTATGCCTCAGTGCATAGCGTGGGTGTGGACTCATCGGGGGAGCTTTCGATTGAAGCTGGTGTGCCGGCAACGGTCGACGGTTTGAGGAAAATGTTTGACTCCCTTGACCCGTCCAGAAGCGCTCGGCCTGTCTTCCTCGAGCCGAATGTCCTGTCGCAAGGACCTGGATGGCTCGTGTGGTGGATGAAGCCTCAAACACGACGGGTCTGGTTCGAAAGCAAGGAGATCAAGCTTGAGACGGCTGAGGTGCCACACCCCGGCCTTGTGTTTGCTGTCACACAGGAGGAATGGCGTGTATTCGCTGTTCAAGGCAGGTCACGGCCACGTCCCGGAACCAAGCTCTACCAGGCGCCGTACTGGAACGTCTGGAAGGGCGGCCGCATTTGTGCCGGCTCTGCACGGCTTCCAAGTGCAGGCCTTCAGGCTGATCCGTCTGGATGGGAGGAGAGCTTCTTCTCGAGTCGCTTCTCGCATCCGAACATCCACGAGAAAGACGCGCTTGTGAAGTACAAGGGCGGCTCGGCGAAGTTCTGGAACGCTATGCTCAGTGGGAAGTTCAAGAGCTTTCCGCAAGAGGTGCTGGTGCCTGCAGAACTGACCGTCAGGGATCTTCTAGCGCAGATCGGGGGGCGTTTGTGA